Part of the Desulfovibrio desulfuricans DSM 642 genome is shown below.
TCAGCCAGCCTAAGGAACTGTGCGGTCGCCGCTGGTTGTAATCCTGCCGCCAGGCTTCGACTGTTCTGCGGGCATCGTGCAGGGACAGAAACACGTTCTGATTTAAGCACTCATCTCGGAATTTTCCGTTAAAGCTTTCAATGTGTCCATTATCTGTGGGCTTCCCTGGACGAGTGAACTCTATCTGCACGCCGTGTTCAAAAGCCCAGG
Proteins encoded:
- a CDS encoding integrase core domain-containing protein; translation: WAFEHGVQIEFTRPGKPTDNGHIESFNGKFRDECLNQNVFLSLHDARRTVEAWRQDYNQRRPHSSLGWLTPEEFRAKNITCNPLGTTNLQVVYAVG